The Cryptomeria japonica chromosome 6, Sugi_1.0, whole genome shotgun sequence genomic interval CTGTGTGATATTGTTAGGCAGTTAAATTTGTTCTAATATTTGTTAGATGGTTAAATGTGTTTAAATTCtgattaataaaaattaaaaaaataggttctGTGACATTTTGCACGATTTGAAGAACCAAATTGCTAtgctcaaattctgaaaaaaatgCTGTTCCCTGTGACAGGATGACATTCTGTACCCGCACTTAACCGTGAGAGAAACTCTGGTTTACGCAGCACTGCTGAGGCTGCCGAGGGGCATGACAAAGCAGCATAAGAAAGAGCATGTAGACGCCATTATTGCTGAGCTAGGGTTAAGCAGGTGCAAGAATACTATCATCGGGGGACCCCTTTTGAGGGGTGTGTCGGgaggagaaagaaagagagttaGCATTGGCCATGAAATGCTGACAAATCCAAGCCTTTTACTACTGGACGAGCCTACCTCTGGCCTCGATTCCACCACCGCTCAGAGAATTATAAAGACATTGCACAGCCTTGCTAAAGGTGGGAGGACTGTCATTACCACAATCCACCAGCCTTCCAgcaatgtttattacatgtttaACAAGGTTATTTTGCTGTCTGAGGGGAGTGCTATTTACTACGGAGATGCCTCGGCCGCCATGGATTACTTCAAATCGATTGGACTCTCGCCCTTGTTTCCCACAAACCCTGCCGATTTCATGCTTGATCTTGCCAACGGTTAGTTTCATGATAATTTCCTACAAATGAATTCTGCTTAATATGAATTTATTCTTTGTCTTTCGTTACTAAAATACAGTGGTATGGCAGGAATTGTGCCTGATCCAAGGCGCGGCGATGCTTCGACGGAACTGCTGCCAGAGCCGCAGGCGAAGACTGAAATGGAGGATCAGAAGAACGTAAAGCAAAATCTTTCTGTTCAGTACAAGAGGAACCTCGCAAGTAAAATAAAGGCGGAGCTAAATTCTGTGGATAACTCCAACAATGGAGAAAAGCATCAAAGTAAGGAAAATCTTTACACTTATCTAGTATATTAGGCGGcaattgactgtgactgttttgtcCTAAAAGCATAGATTATAAGGTTTTCCTACAAAGATTACGTCTTTATTAAAAATTAGCCATAGCTATCCACAAGGTTCTCTGTATAGATTCCTGATGAGCCAGTGCAGAAAAGGATGTGTAGAAAATAAGAATCGAACAGGAATCCAGGAATTTGATAGCCTGCTGTATCTATCAATTCGATCTCCGAAAAACTATACAAGTTAGGCTACAAAAGAATTCCTCCCTTGCGTAATGGGAACAAACATCAGATAACTTGAAGTCTTAAACATGAGGAAACTAATGTACCGATAAGATGAAAATCTTAAAAAATTAGGCAAAGTAGCAATCAGGAGAAAGCTCAAGCTAGCTTTTGTTTCAAAAATgtcattttctattattcttttCTTGAAAAATATTATTCTTTTATTATTTTGACGGTAGAGAAAAAATGGCCAAAAGTTTTGATGTGAGATtgaaaatgttgatagaaataaatatataaaaaatattattatctcGAAGATAATAATATTTATTAGAAATATATGTATTCAAATAACTTTACCAATATAGATCTCCACTACTTTAAAaggatatttatttaaaatattaatgttAGTGGGATCCCAGTCATATGTTTTCTAATTATATTGACTTTTATATAAGTtattgatatatttttattttatggtaGTAATAATTATCAAATAAAAGACTTTAATTTATATGagtaataattacaaaataaaagaTCCACTTTGTCAATATATTTGTAAGCTTGTATTTATTAGTAGGGGAAACAATTTTTAGCTTTTTACTTGCATTGTCTAATAAGTCAATTTAGAATGACAGGGAAAATAATTAAAAGGTACAAATGTCTGTGTTATATTCATGATTATCTCTTGAATAAGAAAtgcatgtttgaaagtgtttgtgTGTCAATTAGATCTTTTTAACTTATAATAATTAagcatataaatattttttattttaaaatagtaTCCAAATAACTAAAAACCAAAAACATAGAAACAATTTTAAAGTTGGGTAAGGACAAAATTCACACTCTGTGTCTTCATATTAGTACAGCTTCTATCTATGGGATCAGAACAGAGATGTAGATAATTTTTTGTTGACTATTGAACTGGCAGATTATTCTTTCAAGAATTATTTCAGCATGCATAATTGCTTATCTAAATTTGTGGGTCATCCTTTGAAGGATCGAAAAGCGAGAAGAACGAGTGGGAGACAAGCTGGTGGGAACAGTTCTGCGTGCTGCTGAAGAGAAGCTTAAAGGAAAGACGACACGAGTCCTTCAGTGGGCTCAGAATTTTTCAAGTGTTGGCAGTCTCAATCCTCTCAGGCCTGCTATGGTGGCAGAGCAAAACTTCGGAAATCCAAGACCAGGTTAGAACTACAATAAAATCCTGACTTTCGAGATTATTGCCACATAAACCACAGGGAAATCAAAGACTTTCAGAACTCTGACAGTGAGCTTTTAATGTTTGTGTTTCACAGGTTGGTCTGCTGTTTTTCTTCTCAATATTCTGGGGTTTCTTCCCTCTTTTCAACGCCATATTTACATTCCCACAGGAGAAATCAATGTTAATAAAGGAACGATCCTCTGCAATGTACAGACTGTCCTCCTACTTTTGTGCAAGAACAGTGGGAGATCTGCCAATGGAACTCATATTGCCCACTGTCTATGTGACCATAACATATTGGATGGGGGGCCTCAAACATGAATTCAGCACCTTCATTTTCACATTGCTAATCATCCTCTACAATGTCCTGGTCTCCCAAGGCCTTGGCCTCGCCATGGGTGCAGCTCTCATGGACGTAAAGCAGGCAACAACACTCTCCTCTGTGACCATGCTTACATTTCTTCTTGCTGGAGGTTACTACATACAGAACATTCCTCCCTTTGTAGCCTGGTTAAAATACCTATCTTTCAGCTATTACTGCTATAAGCTCCTCGTAGGTGTTCAGTACAGCAAAAGCCAAACATATGAGTGCTATAATGGCAGGAGTTGCAGTGTGGCTGAATATCCTGCAATAAAGGCTGTGGGGCTAGACAGCGATTCGGTGGACCTTATTGCCCTGGCTATCATGCTTGTGGGTTATCGCTTGCTAGCCTATGCAGCTCTGAGAAGAGTAAAACCcatttcatccagaagctctaccTAATAATTTAAGTCAAAAGCCTTAAACTTGTGGTCTTAGATTGATTTTATAACTGTAAAATCAACCGGACTCAACCCATGGAAGAGCACTTTTAAGCAATTGACCTACTCCAAGTCGTTTTGTTATAAACCCACTTCTTTTTCAGGCCTTACAAACTATTACACTTGCATTCCAATATTGAAACATGCACAGTACTATTTTCTAGTGCCCCCACAACAATATTCATACATCCAGATGCTTTCGTTTTTAGTACTTTCGTCTGTAAGTTATCATCTAAGGAAAATCAATTGCtagaaaaagcatggaaactgtTGAAGACCTACAAGTAAATTGTAGGCCCAGTGCCATTTTATGTTTGTATTCTATTTTGAAAAATGGGGAGGACCCAGTAACTACAAACTCATAATTATACTTTTTGATTGCTGAGATCTCAAATTCCCCCATTGTCATGCCATCAATTATTGATAATAAGAGAGGAAGTTTTTATACCTTTTGAGAAAACATATTGATTTCAAGCATGGATAAAGCATTATTTGAGCTTATTGGATGATTGTGTAtgttttataaaaatcttaaagtTGGTAAGAGGGCATATACTGAGTGTAGCATAATTAAACCAGTCTTTAATATTCCCTGGCATATATACACTTAGGCATATCTATTGTTTATGCTATTCAGAATCAAAGGAGGTCCAAAGAAAAAGCTTATCAAttgtttattttcttttccaaAGGCACTCGTGGAAAAAGACTTGAGAATTGCAAAAGGAATAAATGAATTGGGCCAGTTGGCTTATTACTAATTTCTAAACATATTTGCACTTCAAAGCTATCACAGAACTCCTAGATTAATACAGACAGACATATGGAACTGTGGGGCCATTTATGAAAGTGATCAGCTTTTCAGATGATCCCTCAAAGGTAAGAATGGTGGGACAGTTTAATTTTAAGAGCGTACATTTAAAGCCCTTTTGTGAAAATGGACCAGCTTTTTTCATATGGGAGGGAACTAATTCATCCTTTATCATGTATCTTCAGAATAACAGTCTATTCAAATGGACCAGCTTTTTCCCATATGGGAGGGAACCAATTCATCCTTTATCATGCATCTCAGATTAACAAAGTCTACTCAAAAGCATCTTCTCTCCTTTTTCTAGAGATCGCTATAATGACATAGATTGACAAAGATTTTTAATACATTTGAAGAAACAACTTTACTTTTCCATGTCTCTTTCAATGAATTGAAAATTTAGCTCTATTCTGTGAAAAGCTGATCTCTTTTTAATGCCTTGCAATTGAGTTTGGGTGGAGTCCCACATTTGTTGTCCAGCTGATAGTGGAAAAAGGAAGAGGTTTCTTATTTCAACAATATGAATGGTTTATGAAAAGGAAGATGGGTCAGTTTGTCCTTTCCCAAACTTTTTCTTAGCCATAATGGGCAAGTTGTTTTTTATGTTTGTATCTTAATAGAAAGGTGAAAAGATTTTCATCGTAATTGAAGAGAGAAAATGATAAGACATTTTGATTTTAATATACACCATAGATTAATATAATTAAGTTATTACTATGACAAATGCTAAATTAAAATAATAAGTTTAAGATTATTTAATTTTCCAAGTATGATTCGGACCTTCCCTATTGTATTTGCATCTTCTTTTTGTGATCTCGTTTTTGGCTCTCTCTCCTACGTCTAAATTTGTCTTTAATGTGATAGCTAATGTGATAGCTAAAATAACATTGAGGTAGTGTTAAAGAATACCTTCGAGGGCTTGCAGTGTAACGATTGAATTGTTTAActtctttgagattaaatcaagcCTCTTGTTATTTGATGTTCATAATTCGTATGAAAAGGATTTGAGTGCCTAAATGTAGAATTTAAGGATTTATCTCTCCTATTTGATGACAGCGATGACACAACTTTTGtcacttcatctttgtctttgAAATTTGTTCAAAATAATTCTCATTTGTTCCTtgtttgtcaccttttgttgtgATTGAGCATATACTTGGTTGgtttgtggcatcttcatcatccaaggacTTGGCAATACATCAACAATTTTCAGAGACatctgttagacagttcagataaccggaagacaactgagaggggagggaggggtgaatcagttgtcataaatTACCGAAAGCATTAACAATTCAAAACAATGATACCGGAatagcaattaatccaattaagcataaacaataatcatagaataaaagccattcacacaacaccaagatttgtacatagaaaaccaggtaaagagaaaaaccacagtgggaagcctacccataatcagataatacttctgcagtaagtatgtgaatttacaatgaaggggtctacacttgcaggaaggccaatagcctagagcacaatgctcatcacaaaaggagtctcactgactacatacaaatccagactccaatccgaagaagtgttgaactgcaaaagatagcatctcctatgcctgagtacagttccagttaagctcaataccggaggactaaatcctcttacaaacccaattcgatctccattgatcgaccaactcctctatctGGGTGATATTAcaacattccttgaccatgacctcttacaataaccatgatgatctacaatgagatcttacattttatttatacaaaccctccacCATAAACAATCGggtcggctaccagacaataaaccaattacattattacaaaccatgtcggccttagactaaaacaaataatatccaacacataagacatcctgaaaatacaacaataattcatgTCCACATATTACATTAAttacggtccataacctagatcagccgggaccaagtataggtccacacgcttcagcaatgatctccaaacgtcAAGTCTCGAGCAAGATTACCAAcatcatcttgaaactccatcaaaatttgcgccaacaccaattatgcaatgcatcaaagatctccgcCAAAAtatctatcgatgaaaccctcaccagaaccaaaaaccaatcttctatgtAAGCAGGATaatcatccaatcaccaaaccgaaaccaattgaccaaatatgagtataggcattatgaacaagccaattccatcactaaatTATATCAGAGttaaccagatcatgtcggatccaagttaaccaaaaaccactcaacctactgggaccagaaggttgtcggtaaagcatccaaacaactagtgttgactaaaacatcaatgcaacacataatcaattccaccaaatggccaataatctccccctttggcattgatggcaacactagatgtgaaaaacatctaagtaccaagaaatgtcaaacaagtctccccctatggaagacatccaacaatctcctacatatagctctgaatatcaatgtttctccccttgtgaataatatctctgtaaagttctgactTTCTTCTTCACAtcgctatctctccccctttgatatcaatgccagaaatctgacagaaatatcaaagcaaaaacataaatctctgaatctcaaagctgactattccccctgagcagtagcatcccacatcgatgtcggaatgaataatatctctactaatacataccagactgatgtcaaaccgcatcaatcaagtctctgtcgaagggacagaaacccccaatctgtctctcaggtactcaaaagattccttggataaaggtttagtgaaaatatctgcaatctgttctttagtgttcacataaaccaatttaacttcatttgcttctaccttctccttcaaaaagttatacttgatagatatgtgctttgtcttagagtgaaataccggattctttgatatatcaataacaacagagttaacatagtgaataactatcgatgcatcacaatccacctttatatccttcaacatttacttcatccataaaacttgtgtacaattagtagcagcaacaacatactcagcttcaatagtagataaagaagtacatgactatttcttactaatccatgaaaccaacttctttccaagaaagaaagctccaccaaaagtacttttctggtcatcaacatctctagcctagtcaacatctgtatatgcacatgaagtgaagttatcatccttaggataccaaaaaccatattctgatgtaccttgcaagtatctaaaaatcattttcaccgccatctcatgattttctctaggatcactctaaaatcttgaaacaatacaaacaacattcataatatcaggtctagtctgagttaaataaagtagacctccaatcatagatttgtatcttgtaggatttatcggtgcagaaacatctttccttgtcaatttctcacttgtaaccataggtgtacttactggtttagaatctcccataccaaatttcttcaacaattccttagcatatttagtttgacagataaaaatacctttgtcagtctgagtaatctgcaaacctaagaaaaattttatctcaccaatcatagacatctcaaattctttctccatgttcttagaaaattctatgcataatttatcttcacctccaaaaataatttcatcaacaaatacttcaacaatcagtatatcatcaacagtgattttaaaatataaattactgtcagcactgctcttagtaaaaccaagcttcaaaagatatttatccaaccttgcataccaagctctaggtgcttgttttaatgcatataaagctttccttaacctgcaaaccatattaacatcatctgatagtgaaaaaccatcaagttgctcaatataaacttccccaTCAAGaaccccattcaagaatgcacatttaacatccatctgataaactttgtagtttttataagcaacataggcaagaaataatcttacagcttcaatcctaactacaggtgcaaaagtttctccataatcaattccttccttctgagaatatcctttacaaaccaatctagccttatttcttataactttaccatcatcattcaatttgttcctaaaaacccatttagtttcaataacatttttatttttaggtcgggcaaccaaagtccatgtgttatttttcttaatttgatctaattcttcgtccatagcttttaaccaaaattcatctttacatacctcaattactgataccggttcaacttgtgaaattaaacatacctcattagttgctagtattCTTCTTGTAATCacttcattgctcttatccccaatgatttgatcttcagaatgattcaatctcacatacctaggagtcttttgactctctgttcctcttccatgttcttcagttactgtagaattttctgatattgtTGGAGTAaccggttcaactctctattctgataaaggtgctaGCGGTTCAGATaggatcatttccactatcggttccttctcataaattctgatttgacttttgctcagctcatctactttgacattagcactctccactattttctgcaatctcttgttataacatctatatgctttgctttcattagaataaccaagaaatatgccttcatcgcttctaggatcaaattttccaatagcatcatctctcctgatataacatttactaccaaagattctgaaatacttaactctaggtgtattgccaaaccataattcataaggtgtcttatcggtttctcctttgatatgtactctgttaaatgtataaaccgttgtagtAATtgtttctctccaatagatatgaggtagattttcttccatcatcattgttctagcaacatccaagatagttctatttttcctttccacaactccattctgctgaggtgtctggggagcagataattgtcttccgataccatgcttgtcacaaaagttattaaacccatcggatgtgaattctccaccatgatctgatctcaaacatttaatcttcaatcatgtctcagtttccactttagccttaaagattttaaacttttcaaacggttcagatttttctctcaaaaaagtaacccacatcattctagaatagtcatcaatgattagcatgaaatatctatcaccatgaaaacttttaactctaccacagccacataaatcagtgtgaataagatcaagaacatcatttgatttatcttatatactcctaaaagaggttctgacctatttatccatttgacattctttacataccagattatagggcttcataatcttaggtatatctctaacaaccttagttgaactgatcttcacaatgcaatcaaaatttacatgacatggccttttatgccataaccaactttcatcaatctgtgtaatcaaacatgtcttctcatcggagttcaaatgacatatgttaccttttgtttgtgtaccggttgcaatctctaagccaaatctattaatgattttgcatttttcatccttgaactgtaattgaaatcccttatctaccaattgtcctacactcaaaagattatgcttcaaaccttcaacataataaacattgtcaatattgttcttacaatccaatgatatagttccttttccctttatcatACATGTCTTGTTATCTCCAAATCAaactaatccaccatcaatttcttgcaaagacaaaaactttcctttatctgcagtcatatgatgtgaacaaccattgtcaattacccattcatccttatccttaattttagcagcaagtgccttctccttaggtacattctcttccagtgtcgaattatcttccttgatagccaagaatacccattatttcccattgccagatccactagcaggaTCTTCTACTGGTTCATCATCCGAATTAGTAATACCTtcatcatccgctatgtagcataatttgtttttcttgaatctaaacttgttctgattaggcttaaatgatttcttaactctttcttcaaatcttaaatttttttcaggacatctagatgcaaaatgaccaatcttattacatgcaaagcatttaaaaggtgattttccttcatacttacttcctatcggtcctttcggtgctcttctagaaaatagtgcttcaagttgctcaaactcttcatcttctctcttcatatcttctaattcttttgcatataaaactctccaatcttgcttaccggttgtagatgtagatgcatgaaaagcaggtttagtttTCACgtctccaaaaggtccaaattgctcaagttcaaaagcagatagtttcccaaccaaagtatctttgttgatagatgtattagccattgttctcaactcattaataacagtagccttcattttgtaagccggtggtagggctctcaagactttagaaacaatctcatctttactcagagttccaccacaacattgaattctcataacaatctcattattctttccatgaatgcagcaatcctttcatcttcttccattttcagatttttatatctcactcagtaaccatcaagtttacaaTGAATcccgagtcaaacattctatttacaatgaatgttgacactcaagacatcaatattgtaatggataataCCACTATTTCAGaaatttttgaggagaagaaatTTGAATATGTAAATGTTGAGATCTCTAACTCACCGGTCAAGGTAGTTAACACTCAATATAATGTTGAGATACCGGCAGTAGCAAAGAAACCAGCAGATGTGCAGAATCAGTCCGAAGAAAAGATATCAGAAGAAGTAAAAACAGatgttaaggatatggtttgcaggttaagaaaagctttatatggattaaaacaagctcctagagcttggtatgctagactggataaatatattttaaagcttggatacacaaaaggtaatgctaatagtaatttgtattacaaaattaccaatgatgatattttggttattgaagtatttgtggatgatatcagtTTTGCAGGAGAAGAAGGGTTatgcaaagactttgctaacaagatgtaggaagaatttgaaatgtctatgattggagagataaaaaaatttctaggtttgcagatttctcaaacaaataaaggtatattcatatgtcaaacaaaatacttgaaggaacttttgaagaaatttggaatgaaaaacttcaaaccagtaagcactcctatgactacaacagataaattgacatcaaaggatgattcaactcctataaatttgacaaggtacaaatctatgattggagggttattgtatttgacacaaaccagacctgatataatgaatgcagtgtgtattgtttcaagatttcaaagcaatcctaaagaaaatcatgaaattgcagtaaaaatgattttttggtacctacaaggcacaacaaatcttggtttatggtatcctaagaatgaaaattttgagttatatgcatatatagatgcaaattgggcaggagatgtggatgacaaaaagagtaccactggcggtgcattctttcttggcagaagattagtttcatggatcagcaagaagcagacttgtacatcattgtctacaacagaagcagactatgttgcagaaacaactaattacactcaagtattatggatcaagcaaatgttgaaggatatcaaggtaaaatgaaaagaaccggtagttatttactatgataacttagcatcaatagatatatcaaagaatctagtatttcactctaaaacaaagcatatttctattaagtataattttctgaaagaaaatgttgaagcaaatgaagtgagattggtttatgcgaatgctaaagagaaaattgcagatatttttacaaagtctttgcctaaggaaacatttgaatatctcagaaataagcttggggtaatcaccccacagacaaagacttgaatgatgaagattgacatcaaaccggcagggactaaca includes:
- the LOC131039733 gene encoding ABC transporter G family member 14, which encodes MMPPEDPYDGNRSGPVTRTASPARTAINRPAIESSHVRDFDPDKEEGQDDQHVSVTETAVELCDVESNIAGGRNSAHPLLHRPVYRVTLKFEDVVYKIKLNTRIGSCSKANMERRPVEKTILNGLTGMVRPGEILAMLGPSGSGKTTLLSALGGRLEGKVSGSILFNGQRFAKSMKRRTGFVTQDDILYPHLTVRETLVYAALLRLPRGMTKQHKKEHVDAIIAELGLSRCKNTIIGGPLLRGVSGGERKRVSIGHEMLTNPSLLLLDEPTSGLDSTTAQRIIKTLHSLAKGGRTVITTIHQPSSNVYYMFNKVILLSEGSAIYYGDASAAMDYFKSIGLSPLFPTNPADFMLDLANGIVPDPRRGDASTELLPEPQAKTEMEDQKNVKQNLSVQYKRNLASKIKAELNSVDNSNNGEKHQRSKSEKNEWETSWWEQFCVLLKRSLKERRHESFSGLRIFQVLAVSILSGLLWWQSKTSEIQDQVGLLFFFSIFWGFFPLFNAIFTFPQEKSMLIKERSSAMYRLSSYFCARTVGDLPMELILPTVYVTITYWMGGLKHEFSTFIFTLLIILYNVLVSQGLGLAMGAALMDVKQATTLSSVTMLTFLLAGGYYIQNIPPFVAWLKYLSFSYYCYKLLVGVQYSKSQTYECYNGRSCSVAEYPAIKAVGLDSDSVDLIALAIMLVGYRLLAYAALRRVKPISSRSST